A genome region from Methanobacterium bryantii includes the following:
- the hypF gene encoding carbamoyltransferase HypF — MEKARILVQGIVQGVGFRPTVYRIADEMKLNGYVRNLGNSVEIILEGKKEEIKNFAKNLKQHKPPISKITHLEIEWLGLHEGPEFDNFMILESSADFSGSSVIPPDVAICDKCLKETLTPENNRYKYPFTACTDCGPRFTVIKSIPYDRVRTSMDEFPLCDECMVEYRDPLDRRYHAEATCCPTCGPSVFLYKDEVLDVEDPIKEAAKLIDEGNILAIKGIGGTHLVAKTTEDDPVVTLRKRLGRMNQPFACMSPDIETIKTFAEVRDFEEKTLLSRRRPIVVLNKNNDYYLAPSVAPQLHNLGVMLPYSGLQHLLFQETCEPAYIMTSANIPGEPMLIDNEEIVNKIGGIADYCLLHDRKIINRCDDSVIRFRAGDLAFIRRSRGYVPEPYDFSNIAGDINILALGPELDVTFALLKDKKCYVSQHIGNTTKYETYKYLQEAIDYMIDITRAEKIDAVACDLHPMFFTTKLAHELSEKFECDVFGVQHHHAHAGALFVDHGIDELICIAADGVGYGDDGSAWGGEILHVTGENYDRLGSLMPQNMAGGDLTTKYPIRMVMSMLHEFYDDEDLKKLMKNEYVTYFKHGEKEIDLILKQLERGFNIQKTTSTGRVLDALSSALGICGERTYEGECAMKLESVAYYGTDTCEIPVEIKKHDGMYILNTSKILISVLENKEKCMPVTDIACSAQRAVAEGLAKLGIKVADKTGVDVIGGTGGVFYNETISKTIKDVVTENGYDFIQHKNTCAGDGSVSLGQAAIAALHYKTN; from the coding sequence ATGGAAAAAGCCAGGATTTTAGTTCAGGGGATCGTTCAGGGCGTTGGATTTAGGCCAACAGTTTACAGAATAGCAGACGAAATGAAACTTAATGGATATGTTAGGAATCTTGGAAACAGTGTAGAAATTATCCTAGAAGGAAAAAAAGAAGAAATAAAAAATTTTGCAAAAAATTTAAAGCAGCATAAACCTCCAATATCTAAGATAACTCACCTAGAAATAGAATGGTTAGGTCTTCATGAAGGGCCAGAATTCGATAATTTTATGATCCTTGAAAGTTCTGCCGACTTTTCAGGGTCGTCTGTAATTCCTCCAGATGTTGCAATATGTGATAAATGCCTGAAAGAAACACTTACTCCAGAAAATAACAGGTATAAATATCCATTTACCGCATGTACTGATTGTGGACCTCGTTTTACAGTTATAAAATCAATTCCTTATGACCGCGTGCGGACATCCATGGATGAGTTTCCCCTGTGTGATGAGTGCATGGTTGAATATAGAGATCCACTGGACCGCCGTTACCACGCTGAGGCAACCTGCTGTCCCACATGCGGGCCTTCTGTTTTCCTCTACAAAGATGAAGTTTTAGACGTAGAAGATCCAATAAAAGAAGCTGCAAAACTCATAGATGAAGGGAATATACTCGCTATAAAAGGAATAGGTGGAACGCATCTTGTTGCAAAGACAACCGAGGATGATCCTGTTGTCACTTTAAGAAAACGGCTTGGAAGGATGAATCAACCCTTTGCATGCATGTCACCAGATATTGAAACCATAAAGACATTTGCAGAGGTAAGAGATTTTGAAGAAAAAACCCTCCTATCAAGAAGGAGACCCATTGTTGTGCTTAATAAGAACAATGACTATTATTTAGCTCCTTCTGTCGCTCCCCAACTCCATAATCTTGGAGTAATGCTTCCTTATTCAGGATTACAACATTTGCTCTTTCAGGAAACCTGTGAACCAGCTTATATTATGACATCGGCCAATATACCGGGAGAACCAATGCTCATAGATAATGAAGAAATTGTAAATAAAATAGGAGGAATTGCAGATTACTGCCTCCTCCATGATAGAAAAATAATTAACAGGTGCGATGATTCAGTTATTAGATTTAGAGCTGGAGATTTAGCTTTTATAAGGCGTTCTAGAGGATATGTGCCCGAACCATACGATTTCTCAAATATAGCTGGGGATATAAACATTCTTGCACTTGGACCTGAACTAGATGTTACTTTTGCTCTTCTTAAAGATAAAAAATGTTACGTATCACAGCATATCGGCAATACAACCAAATATGAAACTTACAAATATCTTCAAGAAGCCATAGATTACATGATAGACATAACAAGGGCTGAAAAAATAGATGCTGTAGCATGTGACCTTCATCCAATGTTTTTTACAACTAAACTTGCACATGAGCTGAGTGAAAAGTTTGAATGTGATGTTTTCGGCGTCCAGCACCACCATGCGCATGCAGGGGCGTTGTTTGTAGATCATGGAATTGATGAACTGATATGTATCGCTGCTGATGGTGTAGGTTATGGAGATGATGGATCTGCATGGGGTGGTGAGATACTGCATGTTACAGGTGAGAATTACGATCGTTTAGGAAGTTTAATGCCCCAAAACATGGCAGGTGGAGATTTAACTACTAAATATCCTATAAGAATGGTCATGTCCATGTTACATGAGTTTTATGATGATGAAGATCTTAAAAAACTCATGAAAAACGAGTATGTTACTTACTTCAAACATGGCGAAAAAGAAATAGACCTTATATTAAAACAGCTTGAACGCGGCTTCAATATCCAGAAAACAACAAGCACAGGGCGTGTTCTTGATGCACTTTCTTCTGCACTTGGAATCTGTGGCGAAAGAACATATGAAGGTGAATGTGCTATGAAACTTGAATCTGTAGCTTATTATGGTACAGATACCTGTGAAATTCCTGTTGAAATTAAAAAACATGACGGAATGTATATACTCAACACTTCTAAAATACTGATTTCAGTTTTAGAAAATAAAGAGAAATGTATGCCTGTAACAGATATTGCATGTTCTGCACAAAGGGCTGTTGCTGAAGGCCTCGCAAAATTAGGTATAAAAGTAGCAGATAAAACTGGCGTGGATGTAATTGGTGGAACTGGTGGTGTATTCTACAATGAGACCATAAGTAAAACTATAAAAGATGTTGTAACAGAAAATGGATATGATTTTATTCAACATAAAAACACATGCGCTGGAGATGGTTCTGTATCTTTAGGACAGGCTGCTATTGCGGCTTTACATTATAAAACCAATTAA
- the larB gene encoding nickel pincer cofactor biosynthesis protein LarB, whose translation MKEILQELIDGKISLQEAEKQLKTMQIEEIGDFAKLDTGREARTGIPEAIFAESKEDEDLIKIILKGVDNGRLMVTKLERERYDLIKPQIGTLEDKGFKFEYNKRAKILLIKNHEIEKEGKIGVITAGTSDIPVAEEARITAEEVGCEVLTSYDVGVAGIHRLFAHINEMIGADVKALVVVAGMEGALPSVVAGLVDVPVIGVPTSVGYGVGEGGFTALFAMLQSCAPGIAVVNIDNGFGAGVVAAKIAKQS comes from the coding sequence ATGAAAGAAATACTTCAAGAACTCATAGATGGAAAAATTTCACTTCAGGAAGCGGAAAAACAGCTTAAAACAATGCAAATCGAAGAAATAGGAGATTTTGCGAAGCTGGATACGGGTAGAGAGGCAAGAACGGGGATTCCTGAGGCAATTTTTGCAGAAAGTAAAGAAGATGAAGATCTTATAAAAATCATACTTAAAGGTGTAGATAACGGCAGGTTAATGGTAACAAAGCTTGAAAGGGAAAGATATGATTTAATAAAGCCTCAAATTGGCACCCTTGAGGATAAAGGCTTTAAATTTGAATACAACAAACGGGCCAAAATTTTACTCATTAAAAACCATGAAATCGAAAAAGAGGGCAAGATTGGAGTTATCACCGCTGGAACGTCTGATATTCCAGTTGCAGAGGAAGCGAGGATAACTGCTGAAGAAGTGGGTTGTGAAGTTTTAACATCCTATGATGTGGGTGTTGCAGGAATTCACAGGCTTTTTGCACATATTAATGAAATGATTGGAGCAGATGTCAAAGCACTCGTAGTGGTTGCTGGAATGGAAGGAGCATTGCCGTCTGTTGTTGCCGGACTAGTTGATGTGCCTGTTATCGGTGTCCCGACATCAGTGGGTTATGGTGTTGGTGAGGGAGGATTTACGGCTCTTTTTGCAATGCTCCAGTCATGTGCTCCTGGAATTGCAGTTGTAAATATTGATAATGGATTTGGTGCAGGGGTAGTCGCTGCTAAAATCGCTAAACAATCTTAA
- a CDS encoding nitroreductase family protein: MDVFEAVSKRRSIRKYKDAEVEDEKLQDILEVARISPSASNRQEWKFIVVKDQETREKLVEAAHGQKFVAEAPVTIVACSTESERVMPCGQHAYTVDLSIAVSFMILEATELGLGTCWLGAYDEEKVRNILEIPERIRVPAMFTLGYADENPHARPRKHLDEIVSSEKYVTP, encoded by the coding sequence ATGGACGTTTTTGAAGCTGTAAGTAAAAGGCGTAGTATTAGAAAGTATAAAGACGCGGAAGTTGAAGACGAAAAACTTCAGGATATCCTTGAAGTGGCTAGAATTTCCCCATCTGCTTCTAACCGCCAGGAATGGAAATTTATAGTTGTTAAAGATCAAGAAACAAGAGAAAAACTTGTAGAAGCCGCACACGGCCAGAAATTTGTTGCTGAAGCTCCAGTTACAATTGTAGCATGTTCAACAGAATCAGAAAGGGTAATGCCTTGTGGACAGCATGCTTATACTGTAGACCTTTCAATTGCAGTATCATTTATGATTCTGGAAGCTACAGAACTTGGTCTTGGAACATGCTGGCTTGGAGCATATGATGAAGAAAAAGTTAGAAATATTTTAGAGATTCCTGAAAGAATTAGGGTCCCTGCTATGTTTACTTTAGGATATGCAGATGAAAATCCACATGCAAGGCCTAGAAAACATTTAGATGAAATTGTAAGCAGTGAAAAATACGTCACTCCTTAG
- a CDS encoding 4Fe-4S double cluster binding domain-containing protein, whose amino-acid sequence MQLDYRIRIMAEHEGADFFGIADLSRAKEAITDQGGEMCAQYPKAISIGIRLPQTIVDELPNRDNRAVAVNYRHAYDITNLRLDILTSKLGSIIQQEGHKALPVPASERFDDERICAVFSHKLAANLAGLGWIGKSCLLVTPEAGPRVRWATVLTDAPLTITGEPMEVQCGECSECVEICPISAFTGESFREDEGREARYDAKKCENYVNKTDDNGDWTVCGLCIYICPHGKNKKGKY is encoded by the coding sequence ATGCAGCTTGATTACCGAATCAGAATTATGGCAGAACATGAAGGTGCTGATTTTTTTGGTATTGCAGACCTGTCACGTGCAAAAGAAGCAATTACAGATCAAGGCGGCGAAATGTGCGCCCAATATCCTAAAGCAATTTCTATAGGTATTAGACTGCCTCAAACCATTGTTGATGAACTACCTAATCGAGATAACCGTGCTGTGGCAGTTAATTACCGCCACGCTTATGACATCACAAATCTGCGTCTTGACATTCTAACATCAAAATTAGGAAGTATTATACAGCAGGAAGGACACAAAGCACTTCCAGTACCTGCATCAGAACGTTTTGACGATGAAAGAATATGTGCTGTCTTTTCACATAAATTAGCTGCAAATTTAGCAGGGCTCGGCTGGATTGGTAAAAGTTGTTTACTCGTAACTCCAGAAGCAGGCCCCAGAGTCCGCTGGGCAACTGTGCTCACAGATGCGCCCCTTACTATAACTGGAGAACCCATGGAAGTACAGTGCGGGGAATGCAGCGAATGTGTGGAAATATGTCCGATATCTGCATTTACAGGAGAGTCTTTCCGAGAAGATGAAGGGCGAGAAGCGCGGTATGACGCGAAAAAATGCGAAAATTATGTTAATAAAACAGATGATAATGGCGACTGGACTGTCTGCGGGTTGTGCATTTATATTTGTCCCCATGGAAAAAATAAAAAAGGAAAATACTAA
- a CDS encoding GNAT family N-acetyltransferase: MDISYMELNEDRIDLIKTLWEKLRDHHRELSPYFPERYAEFTFQKRKEDLLEKSENGILRIDTAYDETSKQFIGYCISSILDEKVGEVDSIYLDEEYRSSGIGDALIKRALNWMDQNSVETKRIIVAAGNENTLAFYSRYNFFPKHIILEHSNK, encoded by the coding sequence ATGGATATAAGTTATATGGAACTTAACGAAGACCGCATAGATTTGATCAAAACTTTATGGGAAAAATTAAGGGATCATCACAGAGAGCTATCCCCCTATTTTCCAGAAAGGTACGCTGAGTTTACATTTCAAAAAAGAAAAGAAGATTTACTAGAGAAATCTGAAAATGGAATTTTAAGAATAGATACTGCCTACGATGAAACATCTAAACAATTTATTGGATACTGTATAAGCTCTATTTTAGATGAAAAAGTAGGAGAAGTAGATTCAATATATTTAGATGAAGAATATAGATCCTCAGGTATTGGAGATGCTCTTATAAAACGCGCGCTTAACTGGATGGATCAAAACAGTGTAGAAACTAAAAGAATCATTGTTGCAGCAGGTAATGAAAATACACTTGCATTTTACAGCCGCTACAACTTCTTCCCAAAACATATAATTTTAGAGCATTCCAATAAATAA
- a CDS encoding APC family permease, which translates to MAQKDYKKESITLWGAVGMGTGVMLGAAIFAVLGQVAELAGNLLTFSYIGGAIIAACSAYAYIKMSNSYPSAGGIGMFFVKVYGKGTITASSALLMAFSMVLSQSLIARTFGTYTLQLFNIGPNSWLVPALGVGLLIFAFLVNISKNYFIETFTSVISLIKIVGLAIFSFAALMAAGFSLGVFSKIFLGVAPQTIPSQPGLGLAASFALALLSFKGFTTITNSGAEIVKPHKNVGKAIIISIAILAALYLFIALAVSSSLSVPEIVAAKDYALAAAASPTLGIYGLWFTVGIAILATVTVCIGSLFAVSRLTAMLSKMKLIPHSHLGMKGTVQKHMLVYLLVIGSILTILFNLSRIASIGAIFYLVMDIIFQWGVLKRIKEDVNAKASIITVAIVLDIIALSAFIWMKIQTDILIVILAVILIIIIFMGEQYFLKSYLSKE; encoded by the coding sequence ATGGCTCAAAAAGATTATAAAAAAGAAAGCATCACCCTCTGGGGCGCTGTTGGAATGGGAACAGGAGTGATGCTTGGAGCTGCTATTTTTGCAGTGCTAGGTCAAGTAGCAGAACTTGCGGGAAATTTATTGACTTTTTCATATATAGGCGGTGCCATCATTGCAGCATGCAGTGCCTATGCTTATATAAAAATGTCCAATTCTTATCCATCAGCAGGAGGGATTGGAATGTTTTTTGTAAAAGTCTATGGGAAAGGGACAATTACCGCATCATCTGCCCTTTTAATGGCTTTTTCCATGGTACTTTCTCAGAGCCTGATAGCCCGTACATTTGGAACATATACACTCCAACTTTTTAATATAGGTCCAAATAGCTGGTTAGTACCTGCACTTGGAGTAGGATTACTTATTTTTGCATTTCTGGTTAATATATCCAAAAATTATTTTATTGAAACTTTTACTTCTGTAATTTCTTTAATTAAAATTGTTGGACTTGCTATTTTTTCTTTTGCCGCATTAATGGCGGCAGGTTTTTCTTTAGGAGTTTTTTCAAAAATTTTTTTAGGAGTTGCTCCTCAAACTATACCCTCTCAACCCGGATTAGGGCTTGCTGCTTCATTTGCTCTGGCCTTGTTAAGTTTTAAGGGTTTTACTACAATTACAAACAGCGGTGCAGAAATTGTAAAACCCCATAAGAATGTTGGAAAAGCAATTATTATCTCCATTGCCATATTAGCAGCACTATATCTATTTATAGCTCTGGCAGTGTCAAGCAGTCTTTCTGTGCCTGAAATAGTTGCAGCAAAAGATTATGCACTTGCAGCTGCTGCAAGCCCAACTTTGGGCATATATGGTTTGTGGTTTACGGTGGGAATTGCAATTTTAGCCACTGTCACAGTATGTATTGGCAGTTTATTTGCTGTCTCCCGTTTGACTGCTATGCTTTCAAAAATGAAATTAATTCCTCACAGCCATCTAGGCATGAAAGGAACAGTACAGAAACATATGCTTGTTTATCTACTGGTTATAGGATCAATATTAACTATATTATTTAATTTAAGCCGAATTGCATCTATTGGGGCCATTTTTTATCTAGTTATGGATATTATTTTCCAGTGGGGAGTGTTAAAACGAATTAAGGAAGACGTTAATGCAAAAGCTTCCATCATTACTGTAGCTATTGTACTGGATATTATTGCATTAAGCGCTTTTATCTGGATGAAGATCCAAACAGACATTTTAATTGTTATTCTAGCTGTAATACTTATTATTATAATTTTTATGGGGGAACAATATTTTTTAAAATCTTATTTATCAAAAGAATGA
- a CDS encoding epoxyqueuosine reductase translates to MSNTVKGKFDRTMEISDKSRKIKEIAKDLGADLCGITRPDKFNNAPKGHHPLDIYPDCKSVIVFAKRVPPGSIYAENCIPYTHANNMITQLVDSLGLELCLVLEDLGINTVPIPSDDPSKYWEADKQYARGILSLRHAGYFAGLGNMGKNTLLINEKYGNMIQIGAILVDIQLESDPIANYEGCLEKCSLCIDSCPQKALDRTTVDQKLCRELSNFVTERGFNLKKCSLCRTVCPHCLGI, encoded by the coding sequence ATGTCAAATACAGTAAAAGGAAAATTTGACAGGACCATGGAAATTTCAGATAAATCAAGGAAAATTAAAGAGATAGCAAAGGATCTTGGGGCAGATCTTTGCGGAATAACAAGGCCCGATAAGTTTAATAATGCCCCTAAAGGTCACCACCCTTTAGACATATACCCTGATTGTAAATCAGTAATAGTCTTTGCAAAAAGGGTCCCCCCTGGATCTATATATGCTGAAAACTGCATTCCATATACACATGCAAATAATATGATTACCCAACTTGTTGATAGCTTAGGGTTAGAACTTTGCCTGGTTTTAGAAGATTTAGGGATAAATACAGTTCCTATTCCTTCAGATGATCCTTCCAAATACTGGGAAGCTGATAAACAATATGCAAGGGGCATTTTATCACTGAGGCATGCAGGATATTTTGCAGGGTTAGGTAACATGGGTAAAAATACCCTGCTTATAAATGAAAAATACGGCAATATGATACAAATTGGGGCAATCTTAGTAGATATTCAGCTTGAAAGTGATCCTATTGCTAATTATGAAGGCTGTTTAGAAAAATGCAGTCTTTGTATAGATTCATGTCCTCAAAAAGCACTGGACAGAACAACTGTTGATCAAAAGTTGTGCAGAGAACTTTCAAACTTTGTAACGGAACGTGGGTTTAATTTAAAGAAATGCAGCCTGTGCAGGACTGTATGTCCACATTGTTTAGGAATATAA
- a CDS encoding aspartate aminotransferase family protein translates to MDKILDTFQVEDTHYASFANKTKISIGKGKGVYAYDEEGKKYIDLTAGWGVTSIGHANPVITNALLEQGQKIIQNPNSGATYSPARSKLISLMHEILPGNLTRIFFANSGAEANDAAIKLARKATGKLNIISTVNSFHGRTISTVSATGQDSHRERFNPLIPNHIFVPYNDIQAIKEVIENDVAAVIVEPIQGEGGVNVPDPDYLKKLSYLCTRNNVLLIADEIQTGFYRTGPLFASDNVKIDILTMAKSIAGGFPFGAFAITENVHDKLNIGDHGGTYCGNPLGCAVAYSVIKYMLDSKIWENVENISKFTFKKLNEIQKEHPDIIKDVRGKGLLIAIEILDENITSSLNSKCLDEGLILNVTHGNIVRIFPALTITKEEMEEGLKIFENSLNKYKRFN, encoded by the coding sequence ATGGACAAAATTTTAGACACATTTCAAGTTGAAGACACGCATTACGCCTCTTTTGCAAATAAGACAAAAATATCAATAGGAAAGGGCAAAGGAGTGTACGCTTACGATGAAGAAGGTAAAAAATATATAGATCTCACTGCAGGGTGGGGAGTAACAAGTATAGGGCATGCAAATCCTGTTATTACAAACGCTCTTCTAGAGCAGGGCCAGAAAATCATACAAAACCCAAATTCAGGAGCAACATACTCACCAGCAAGGTCTAAACTTATATCTTTAATGCATGAGATCTTACCTGGAAATTTGACCCGCATATTTTTTGCAAACAGCGGGGCAGAAGCAAATGATGCTGCAATTAAGCTTGCAAGGAAAGCAACTGGAAAATTAAATATTATATCTACAGTAAACAGCTTTCACGGACGGACCATAAGTACAGTATCCGCAACAGGACAGGACAGCCACAGGGAAAGGTTTAATCCGCTGATTCCAAACCATATTTTTGTCCCCTACAATGATATCCAAGCAATTAAAGAAGTTATAGAAAATGACGTTGCCGCAGTAATAGTCGAACCTATACAAGGAGAAGGTGGAGTTAATGTGCCTGATCCAGACTATCTTAAAAAATTATCGTATTTATGCACAAGAAATAATGTCCTTTTGATAGCAGATGAAATTCAGACCGGGTTTTACAGGACAGGGCCTTTGTTTGCCTCAGATAATGTTAAGATTGATATCCTGACCATGGCAAAAAGCATCGCTGGAGGATTCCCTTTTGGAGCATTTGCAATTACAGAGAATGTACATGATAAACTCAACATAGGAGACCACGGCGGAACATACTGTGGAAACCCGCTTGGCTGTGCAGTTGCATATTCCGTCATCAAGTATATGCTTGACAGCAAAATCTGGGAAAACGTTGAAAACATAAGTAAATTCACATTTAAAAAACTGAATGAAATTCAAAAAGAACATCCAGATATAATAAAAGATGTACGAGGGAAAGGATTATTAATTGCCATAGAAATATTAGATGAGAATATTACATCTTCCCTAAATTCAAAATGTCTTGATGAAGGGCTTATATTAAATGTCACACATGGAAACATAGTCCGAATATTTCCCGCTTTAACCATAACAAAAGAAGAGATGGAAGAAGGGCTAAAAATATTTGAAAATTCTTTAAATAAATATAAACGATTTAATTGA
- a CDS encoding DNA-directed DNA polymerase — protein sequence METKRFILLDIDYVTENGRPVVRLFGKERGDNKGRSIIALDRHFRPYIYVIPMGNIEDCIKQINTLDVDEIRIVQKKDITQEKEMLEVILFHPQDVPKLRDKIWNLSEVKEIREHDIPFYRRYLIDNALFPMGEIVVSGKTKTQKAGPGISSTDENLCIFNMEGKPEPVDGGIPDLKVMSFDIEVRNPKGMPSADKDEIIMISLASNFGLESVLSTKSSSFDYVETLESEKEMIKRFIKIVNTECPDLILGYNSDNFDFPYINDRAKKLGVPMNIGMDGSGIKFLRRGFTSAAVVRGRLHIDLYPIMRRHLTLDRYTLERVYKELFGEEKEDVEGDEIWKYWDSNGEKLEELFAYSMDDAIAAYKVGDKMLPINRELTRIVGQPFFDITRMASGQMVEWLLTRKAYEYGEVIPNKPSQSEYSRRRGFKYVGGYVKEPVKGLHENILSFDFKSLYPSIIISKNISPDTLVKNEEAEEFHTAPEVPHKFRKEPIGFVPSVIGNLLKERAKIKDIMKKTDDPMEKKILNVQQQALKTLANSMYGLYGFARFRWYSGECADAVTAWGRDYIKKTMKKAEKFGFKAIYADTDGFYATYTGNVEDDV from the coding sequence ATGGAAACTAAACGATTCATCCTCTTAGACATCGATTATGTAACAGAAAACGGCCGCCCGGTGGTCAGACTCTTCGGAAAAGAACGTGGGGATAATAAAGGAAGATCTATAATTGCCCTGGACAGACATTTCAGGCCTTACATCTATGTAATCCCCATGGGCAATATTGAAGACTGCATCAAACAGATTAACACACTTGACGTGGATGAAATCAGGATTGTTCAAAAAAAAGACATTACTCAAGAAAAAGAAATGCTGGAAGTTATTCTGTTCCATCCTCAAGATGTTCCCAAGCTTAGAGATAAAATATGGAATTTAAGTGAAGTGAAAGAGATCAGGGAACATGATATTCCTTTTTACAGAAGATATCTAATTGACAATGCACTTTTCCCAATGGGAGAGATTGTTGTAAGCGGAAAAACCAAAACACAGAAAGCTGGACCTGGAATATCATCAACTGATGAGAATTTATGTATCTTTAACATGGAAGGAAAACCTGAACCAGTAGATGGTGGAATCCCTGATTTAAAAGTCATGAGTTTTGATATTGAAGTTAGAAATCCAAAAGGGATGCCGAGCGCAGATAAAGACGAAATAATTATGATAAGTCTTGCAAGCAACTTTGGGCTTGAAAGCGTGCTTTCAACTAAAAGTTCCTCCTTTGATTATGTGGAAACCCTTGAAAGTGAAAAAGAAATGATAAAACGTTTCATTAAGATTGTAAATACAGAGTGTCCAGATCTAATTTTAGGATACAACTCGGATAACTTTGATTTTCCATATATCAATGATAGGGCAAAAAAATTAGGCGTTCCCATGAATATAGGAATGGATGGTTCTGGAATTAAATTTTTAAGGCGTGGATTTACATCAGCAGCCGTAGTCCGCGGCAGACTACATATTGACCTTTACCCAATTATGAGGCGCCACCTGACACTTGATCGTTATACCTTAGAAAGAGTGTATAAAGAGCTCTTTGGGGAAGAGAAGGAAGATGTGGAAGGAGATGAAATCTGGAAATACTGGGATTCAAATGGTGAAAAACTGGAAGAACTGTTTGCATATTCCATGGATGATGCTATTGCGGCTTATAAAGTAGGAGATAAAATGCTGCCCATAAATAGAGAGCTTACCCGAATTGTAGGTCAGCCCTTTTTTGATATAACAAGGATGGCATCTGGACAAATGGTAGAATGGCTTCTTACACGAAAAGCATACGAATATGGCGAAGTAATACCTAATAAGCCATCTCAATCAGAATATTCAAGAAGAAGAGGTTTTAAATACGTAGGGGGTTACGTTAAAGAACCTGTAAAAGGCCTTCATGAAAATATCCTTTCATTTGATTTCAAGAGTCTGTATCCAAGCATAATCATCTCTAAAAACATCTCTCCAGATACTCTGGTAAAAAATGAAGAGGCTGAAGAATTTCATACCGCACCCGAAGTACCTCATAAATTCAGGAAAGAACCTATTGGTTTTGTACCATCTGTAATTGGGAATTTACTGAAAGAAAGGGCAAAGATAAAGGACATTATGAAAAAAACAGATGACCCCATGGAGAAAAAGATATTGAATGTTCAGCAGCAGGCGCTTAAAACCCTTGCAAACTCCATGTACGGCCTTTACGGTTTTGCAAGGTTTAGATGGTACAGTGGAGAATGTGCCGACGCTGTAACAGCTTGGGGACGAGATTATATTAAAAAAACCATGAAAAAAGCGGAAAAATTTGGTTTTAAAGCTATTTATGCAGATACTGATGGTTTTTATGCTACATATACTGGAAATGTAGAAGACGATGTTTAA
- a CDS encoding DUF2769 domain-containing protein yields the protein MANIEFNNENIEKCQCPCCSVQAVSKCAYEKLDKLQSISGSPNPEDVPGMYCVSGKTECDDFNPEGACQCPKCEVWKEYKLDEGEPAGYFCQNGKAK from the coding sequence ATGGCCAATATTGAATTTAATAATGAAAATATAGAAAAGTGCCAGTGCCCCTGCTGTTCCGTGCAGGCTGTAAGTAAATGCGCATATGAAAAACTGGATAAATTACAGAGCATAAGTGGCAGTCCAAATCCAGAAGATGTTCCAGGAATGTACTGCGTGTCTGGAAAAACTGAATGTGATGATTTTAATCCAGAAGGAGCATGTCAGTGCCCCAAATGTGAGGTATGGAAAGAATACAAATTAGATGAAGGAGAACCTGCAGGTTATTTCTGTCAAAATGGAAAAGCTAAATAA